Within Pseudomonas sp. LBUM920, the genomic segment GCGTCCGGAGTGATGGCAAACACCAGGTTGTCGAGCTTCACATCCTCGGGTTTCCAATACTGTTTATTGGCGACGTAACGGATCTGCGAGTCTTTCTGGTAGCGCTTGAACATAAACGGCCCGGTGCCGACGGGTTTCTGGTTGATGTCTTCAGCCTTGCCCTCTTTCAACAGCTGGGCTGCGTATTCGGCTGACTGCACCGAGGCAAAACTCATGGCCAGGTTCTGCACGAACGAAGCATCGACATTATTCAGGTTGAAACGCACGGTGTGATCGTCGAGTTTTTCGACGTTTTTGATCGTGGTGTTCAACCCCATGTCGGTGAAGTACGGCGACTCGGACGGGTAAGCCTTGCGAAATGGGCTGTCGGCATCCAGCAGGCGGTTGAAGGTAAAAAGCACGTCATCCGCGTTGAAGTCGCGGGTAGGGGTGAAGTAGTCGGTGGTGTGGAACTTGACGCCATCGCGCAGATGGAAGGTGTAGCTCAGGCCGTCATTGGATACCTCCCAGCGCGTTGCCAGGCCGGGTTCGACTTCGGTGCCGCCACGCTTGAACTGGGTCAAGCGGTTGAACACGGTTTCGGCGGAGGCATCAAAATCGGTGCCGCTGGTGTACTGACTGGGGTCGAAGCCGGCAGGGCTGGCTTCAGAGCAGTAGACCAGGGTGCTGGCCGCCTGGGCCATCGGCATGAACGCCAGCAGGCTTGCAGCCAGGAGTAGCGGTTTGAAAACGGTTCTTTCCATGGAAACTCCTGAAGTGGCAGGCCTATACAGCCGCCCAAACGAAAACGGCGGCAACCGAGGTTACCGCCGTTCAGGTTTGTCAGGTAGAGGTCACTGCATCTGTACTTCGATCACGCCGTCTGCGCTCATGTTGACCTGGCTGGTGCCGGCTTCCACTTGCGGGGTAGGTGCCGAATCCGCCATGGCCGCTTTCATCATCATCCCGCCGTTGCGGGCGTAAGGCATTGGGTAGCCATTGGTGTTGAAGTTCAGGTTGACGATCTTGTAGCCCTTGCCGCCCAGTGCATCGGTGGCCAGTTGCGCACGCGCCTTGAAGGCGGCGACCGCGTCTTTAAGCAGTGCATCTTCGCTGGACTTGCGCGTGGCGTCGGCAATGGCGAAGTCCATGTTTTCCATTTTCAGGGTGTTCAGCAAATCGCCGGTGAGCTTGGACAGCGCCGGGAAATCCGCGCTTTCCAGGCGCAGTTCGGCACGCTCGCGCCAGCCGGTGATCTTCTGGTTCTTGTTGTCGTAGATCGGGTAGCTGCTGCGGCTGCCCTGGCGCAGGGTCACGCCTTTGACTTCGCGAGCTTCGCCCAGGGCCTTGTTCAGGGTGGTGGTGATTTCGGCGGCGAGCTTGGCCGGGTCGGTGTTTTGTGACTCGGTATAAAGGGTGACGATCATCTTGTCGCGAGCCACTTCCTGGCTGACTTCGGCACGCAGGGAGATCTGGTTGTAATGCAGTTCATCGGCGGCCATGGCCGGCAGGCTGGCCAGGGCGCTGGCGCTGAGAGT encodes:
- a CDS encoding SIMPL domain-containing protein (The SIMPL domain is named for its presence in mouse protein SIMPL (signalling molecule that associates with mouse pelle-like kinase). Bacterial member BP26, from Brucella, was shown to assemble into a channel-like structure, while YggE from E. coli has been associated with resistance to oxidative stress.), with protein sequence MSRFTRSAAVLTLSASALASLPAMAADELHYNQISLRAEVSQEVARDKMIVTLYTESQNTDPAKLAAEITTTLNKALGEAREVKGVTLRQGSRSSYPIYDNKNQKITGWRERAELRLESADFPALSKLTGDLLNTLKMENMDFAIADATRKSSEDALLKDAVAAFKARAQLATDALGGKGYKIVNLNFNTNGYPMPYARNGGMMMKAAMADSAPTPQVEAGTSQVNMSADGVIEVQMQ